A stretch of the Lactuca sativa cultivar Salinas chromosome 9, Lsat_Salinas_v11, whole genome shotgun sequence genome encodes the following:
- the LOC111914017 gene encoding uncharacterized protein LOC111914017 isoform X1, which translates to MSGTVTLGFQIQRPAPLPPLHLPLSAITAATYIIFFLPPSAPRPCRFPTHHHHPHHHISISKLYQPLTVCRRGFYLRIRIDLIGHENFESLRRIRKERSSEVLIAHRERERDRTVPMPSVEMRRTTRVFGARVLRSGRRLFPTDEKLKHMRRTNLAVENAEEDWIELLDHDDGDVEFKDNGWHNSHEANNDELMDIEGETQTEIKLGELRLDDSFHQIHHNSGCRRWGLVYSRKRKRNLPSTDHDTQVSSDKRYGKKFVRKQARKTIIADELLTDFQTLPPKIIIKRNQSPVKRLPLRSKSKRKKVPTGMNTSNLPPRNNITIHRAIQKRRSSFRSRKRRNPSSCLVKDGVPFFPIKSNPEISQSICRPNFKELKSTLVELTQNIDSATCSANILVIESDRCYRESGAVITMEMAAPKQWFLVVKRNGVESFRVETRTAMRSCFHNRVTHAIIWAGNDESWRLEFPNRQDWFVFKELYRKCSERSVQLQATLTSIIPVPRVNEVKGYADVESSPFIMPDSYITSRGDEVSRVLERSDTVYDMDSDDDEWLKKFNFDRDVKVNEDDFEKIIDSFERGIYGSPEDYADVALVVDRCQMLASKDVLEGVYDYWMAKRKKKHSALIRVFQFYKPKKTEQLNTKSVLRKKRSFRKRGNQSGRGKQLTFLKAALYDKNVEEAENTALKVEETEGAAKRAEEGAIVKRERAQMLMEVADLLTYKATMALRVAEALATYGSVELGDMI; encoded by the exons AACAGTTACCCTAGGGTTCCAGATCCAACGGCCAGCACCGCTTCCGCCTCTTCACTTACCCCTCTCTGCCATAACGGCCGCCACATACATCATTTTCTTCCTCCCGCCCTCCGCCCCCCGCCCTTGCCGATTTCCCACTCATCACCACCACCCCCACCACCACATCTCTATCTCTAAACTCTATCAGCCGTTAACAG TTTGTCGTCGAGGATTTTACCTGAGGATACGAATTGACCTCATCGGTCATGAGAATTTTGAGAGTCTGAGGAGAATTAGGAAAGAAAGATCGTCGGAGGTTTTGATTGCTCATCGGGAGAGGGAGAGGGATAGGACGGTGCCCATGCCGTCGGTGGAGATGAGGAGGACGACTAGGGTTTTTGGTGCTAGGGTTTTGAGGTCAGGTAGACGATTGTTTCCTACTGACGAGAAGCTGAAACATATGAGGCGAACAAATCTCGCTGTTGAAAACGCCGAAGAAGATTGGATTGAGTTGCTCGATCACGACGATGGTGATGTTGAATTTAAAGATAACGGATGGCACAATTCACATGAAGCAAACAACGACGAGCTTATGGACATTGAAGGAGAAACACAAACTGAAATCAAATTAGGGGAATTGAGGTTAGACGATTCTTTCCATCAAATTCACCATAACAGTGGTTGCAGGAGGTGGGGATTGGTTTATTCAAGAAAACGGAAGAGAAATCTACCATCTACAGATCATGATACTCAAGTCTCTTCAGATAAAAGATATGGTAAGAAGTTTGTGAGAAAGCAAGCCAGGAAGACAATCATAGCAGATGAATTACTAACCGATTTTCAAACTTTGCCACCAAaaatcattatcaaaagaaatcaATCTCCAGTCAAGCGGCTACCTTTAAGATCCAAATCCAAAAGAAAGAAGGTTCCAACAGGTATGAATACTTCAAATTTGCCACCAAGAAACAACATCACAATCCACCGAGCTATTCAAAAGAGGCGAAGTTCTTTCAGATCAAGAAAACGAAGGAACCCCTCAAGCTGTCTGGTAAAAGATGGCGTTCCATTCTTCCCAATAAAGTCAAACCCCGAGATTTCTCAGTCAATCTGCAGACCTAATTTCAAAGAACTCAAATCTACACTTGTGGAACTAACCCAAAATATAGATTCAGCTACTTGCAGTGCAAATATATTAGTGATAGAATCAGATAGGTGCTATAGAGAAAGTGGAGCTGTAATCACCATGGAAATGGCTGCTCCTAAACAATGGTTTCTTGTAGTTAAAAGAAACGGGGTCGAAAGTTTCCGGGTCGAAACCCGAACCGCAATGCGATCCTGTTTTCACAACCGGGTCACCCATGCAATAATTTGGGCTGGAAATGATGAAAGCTGGAGACTTGAATTCCCAAATAGACAAGATTGGTTTGTTTTCAAAGAACTTTACAGGAAATGTTCTGAAAGAAGTGTCCAATTGCAAGCTACTTTAACTAGCATAATCCCTGTTCCTCGGGTAAATGAAGTAAAAGGGTATGCAGATGTTGAATCTTCACCTTTTATAATGCCTGATTCTTATATTACTTCAAGAGGTGATgaagtttctagggttttggaaaGGAGTGACACTGTGTATGACATGGATTCTGACGATGACGAGTGGttgaaaaagtttaattttgaccgTGATGTGAAAGTCAATGAAGATGATTTTGAGAAAATAATTGATAGTTTTGAGAGAGGGATTTATGGTAGTCCTGAAGATTATGCTGACGTGGCATTGGTTGTTGATCGATGTCAAATGCTGGCATCGAAGGATGTTCTAGAAGGTGTTTATGATTATTGGATGGCTAAACGCAAGAAGAAGCATTCGGCTCTTATCCGTGTTTTTCAG TTTTACAAACCAAAGAAAACCGAACAGCTCAACACCAAATCCGTTCTTCGCAAGAAAAGGTCATTTAGAAAACGTGGAAATCAATCGGGAAGAGGAAAGCAACTAACTTTCTTGAAAG CAGCCCTGTATGATAAAAACGTGGAAGAGGCGGAAAACACGGCCCTGAAAGTCGAAGAAACAGAAGGAGCTGCAAAAAGGGCTGAAGAGGGAGCGATTGTGAAGCGTGAAAGAGCTCAGATGTTAATGGAGGTTGCAGATTTACTAACTTACAAGGCGACAATGGCACTTAGGGTTGCAGAAGCTCTTGCAACATATGGATCTGTGGAATTGGGGGATATGATTTGA
- the LOC111914017 gene encoding uncharacterized protein LOC111914017 isoform X2, which produces MSGTVTLGFQIQRPAPLPPLHLPLSAITAATYIIFFLPPSAPRPCRFPTHHHHPHHHISISKLYQPLTVCRRGFYLRIRIDLIGHENFESLRRIRKERSSEVLIAHRERERDRTVPMPSVEMRRTTRVFGARVLRSGRRLFPTDEKLKHMRRTNLAVENAEEDWIELLDHDDGDVEFKDNGWHNSHEANNDELMDIEGETQTEIKLGELRLDDSFHQIHHNSGCRRWGLVYSRKRKRNLPSTDHDTQVSSDKRYGKKFVRKQARKTIIADELLTDFQTLPPKIIIKRNQSPVKRLPLRSKSKRKKVPTGMNTSNLPPRNNITIHRAIQKRRSSFRSRKRRNPSSCLVKDGVPFFPIKSNPEISQSICRPNFKELKSTLVELTQNIDSATCSANILVIESDRCYRESGAVITMEMAAPKQWFLVVKRNGVESFRVETRTAMRSCFHNRVTHAIIWAGNDESWRLEFPNRQDWFVFKELYRKCSERSVQLQATLTSIIPVPRVNEVKGYADVESSPFIMPDSYITSRGDEVSRVLERSDTVYDMDSDDDEWLKKFNFDRDVKVNEDDFEKIIDSFERGIYGSPEDYADVALVVDRCQMLASKDVLEGVYDYWMAKRKKKHSALIRVFQFYKPKKTEQLNTKSVLRKKRSFRKRGNQSGRGKQLTFLKALYDKNVEEAENTALKVEETEGAAKRAEEGAIVKRERAQMLMEVADLLTYKATMALRVAEALATYGSVELGDMI; this is translated from the exons AACAGTTACCCTAGGGTTCCAGATCCAACGGCCAGCACCGCTTCCGCCTCTTCACTTACCCCTCTCTGCCATAACGGCCGCCACATACATCATTTTCTTCCTCCCGCCCTCCGCCCCCCGCCCTTGCCGATTTCCCACTCATCACCACCACCCCCACCACCACATCTCTATCTCTAAACTCTATCAGCCGTTAACAG TTTGTCGTCGAGGATTTTACCTGAGGATACGAATTGACCTCATCGGTCATGAGAATTTTGAGAGTCTGAGGAGAATTAGGAAAGAAAGATCGTCGGAGGTTTTGATTGCTCATCGGGAGAGGGAGAGGGATAGGACGGTGCCCATGCCGTCGGTGGAGATGAGGAGGACGACTAGGGTTTTTGGTGCTAGGGTTTTGAGGTCAGGTAGACGATTGTTTCCTACTGACGAGAAGCTGAAACATATGAGGCGAACAAATCTCGCTGTTGAAAACGCCGAAGAAGATTGGATTGAGTTGCTCGATCACGACGATGGTGATGTTGAATTTAAAGATAACGGATGGCACAATTCACATGAAGCAAACAACGACGAGCTTATGGACATTGAAGGAGAAACACAAACTGAAATCAAATTAGGGGAATTGAGGTTAGACGATTCTTTCCATCAAATTCACCATAACAGTGGTTGCAGGAGGTGGGGATTGGTTTATTCAAGAAAACGGAAGAGAAATCTACCATCTACAGATCATGATACTCAAGTCTCTTCAGATAAAAGATATGGTAAGAAGTTTGTGAGAAAGCAAGCCAGGAAGACAATCATAGCAGATGAATTACTAACCGATTTTCAAACTTTGCCACCAAaaatcattatcaaaagaaatcaATCTCCAGTCAAGCGGCTACCTTTAAGATCCAAATCCAAAAGAAAGAAGGTTCCAACAGGTATGAATACTTCAAATTTGCCACCAAGAAACAACATCACAATCCACCGAGCTATTCAAAAGAGGCGAAGTTCTTTCAGATCAAGAAAACGAAGGAACCCCTCAAGCTGTCTGGTAAAAGATGGCGTTCCATTCTTCCCAATAAAGTCAAACCCCGAGATTTCTCAGTCAATCTGCAGACCTAATTTCAAAGAACTCAAATCTACACTTGTGGAACTAACCCAAAATATAGATTCAGCTACTTGCAGTGCAAATATATTAGTGATAGAATCAGATAGGTGCTATAGAGAAAGTGGAGCTGTAATCACCATGGAAATGGCTGCTCCTAAACAATGGTTTCTTGTAGTTAAAAGAAACGGGGTCGAAAGTTTCCGGGTCGAAACCCGAACCGCAATGCGATCCTGTTTTCACAACCGGGTCACCCATGCAATAATTTGGGCTGGAAATGATGAAAGCTGGAGACTTGAATTCCCAAATAGACAAGATTGGTTTGTTTTCAAAGAACTTTACAGGAAATGTTCTGAAAGAAGTGTCCAATTGCAAGCTACTTTAACTAGCATAATCCCTGTTCCTCGGGTAAATGAAGTAAAAGGGTATGCAGATGTTGAATCTTCACCTTTTATAATGCCTGATTCTTATATTACTTCAAGAGGTGATgaagtttctagggttttggaaaGGAGTGACACTGTGTATGACATGGATTCTGACGATGACGAGTGGttgaaaaagtttaattttgaccgTGATGTGAAAGTCAATGAAGATGATTTTGAGAAAATAATTGATAGTTTTGAGAGAGGGATTTATGGTAGTCCTGAAGATTATGCTGACGTGGCATTGGTTGTTGATCGATGTCAAATGCTGGCATCGAAGGATGTTCTAGAAGGTGTTTATGATTATTGGATGGCTAAACGCAAGAAGAAGCATTCGGCTCTTATCCGTGTTTTTCAG TTTTACAAACCAAAGAAAACCGAACAGCTCAACACCAAATCCGTTCTTCGCAAGAAAAGGTCATTTAGAAAACGTGGAAATCAATCGGGAAGAGGAAAGCAACTAACTTTCTTGAAAG CCCTGTATGATAAAAACGTGGAAGAGGCGGAAAACACGGCCCTGAAAGTCGAAGAAACAGAAGGAGCTGCAAAAAGGGCTGAAGAGGGAGCGATTGTGAAGCGTGAAAGAGCTCAGATGTTAATGGAGGTTGCAGATTTACTAACTTACAAGGCGACAATGGCACTTAGGGTTGCAGAAGCTCTTGCAACATATGGATCTGTGGAATTGGGGGATATGATTTGA